In Nostoc edaphicum CCNP1411, the sequence CTGCTAAATCTGCCGACAATCCAGCACCTTCATTTCCCAGTAAAATCAGACTGGGTTTTCGCCAGTCCACTTCCCAATAAGTTAAAGTCGCATCGGGTAAGGTTGCTACTACCTGCATTCCTGCTTGCTGACTTTGTTGCACTGTCGCTTTTAAATCTTCGGTTACGGCTGTTTGTAGGCGAAACCATTGTCCTGCTGAAGCACGTAGAACTTTGGGGCTATCTAAATCTACACTATCTCCACTGACCCACAACCCTGATGCTCCGACGGCGGCGGCTGTGCGGATCATTGTACCCAGGTTGCCGGGATCTTGTACCGTTTCTAAAGCTAGCACTAAACCAGTAAATGGTAGTTGAGTTTGCCGTTGGCCTCGTTTTGCCGTTGCTACCACACCATCTGGTTGGACTGTGGTTGCGATCGCATCTAAGACTTCTCTGCTGACAATTTCGGCGCGATCGCATCTACTACAAGCTTCTTCCCAAAGTGAGGAATGGGCTGCTTGCCAATCTGGGGTACAACATACTGTTTCTAGGGGGTAATTCACCGCACAAGCTTCTTCTAACAGGTGCGTCCCTTCTAGTAAAAATAACTGCTGCTTGTGCCGCTCCTTGGTGGAGTGCAGCTTGCGAATTTGCTTGACTAAGGAATTTTGTAAACTGGTCAACATTTTTTAGTTGTGAGTGCTGAGTAGTGAGTGCTGAGTTTTTCCTTCTCAGCACTCACTACTCGGCACTCAGCACTGGTTATGCGGAACCCGGGACTTGAACCCGGAAGCCTTGCGGCACTAGAACCTGAATCTAGCGCGTCTGCCATTCCGCCAGTTCCGCTGGCATTTGT encodes:
- a CDS encoding TrmH family RNA methyltransferase, producing the protein MLTSLQNSLVKQIRKLHSTKERHKQQLFLLEGTHLLEEACAVNYPLETVCCTPDWQAAHSSLWEEACSRCDRAEIVSREVLDAIATTVQPDGVVATAKRGQRQTQLPFTGLVLALETVQDPGNLGTMIRTAAAVGASGLWVSGDSVDLDSPKVLRASAGQWFRLQTAVTEDLKATVQQSQQAGMQVVATLPDATLTYWEVDWRKPSLILLGNEGAGLSADLAAIADQQVRIPLSPGVESLNVAIAAALMLYEAQRQLVCQ